One segment of Gordonia terrae DNA contains the following:
- a CDS encoding VOC family protein, translating to MSEVKGLGYVRVQASDIDRWRELAFEVLGFAEGADTTNDELHLRMDERGARLVVERSEHDRVGAVGWEVRDQLALARLRDRLEKAGHVIKPMSLEEAQARKVEEAFTMDDPGGTPLEFFHGPVLDHSPVITRYGQKFVTGDQGLGHVVVPSPNFDETYRFYTETLGFLPRGAMRLPVPPEYGVQRIRFLGVNQRHHSLAMMPVPEGNDPGLVHIMVEVDNLDAVGMALDQVVKRDFPVSSTLGRHTNDKMISFYVRVPGGWDIEYGTEGALVNEDFYTSEEITADSYWGHEWLWAKEMAEAEQANS from the coding sequence ATGAGTGAAGTCAAAGGGCTCGGATACGTACGCGTGCAGGCCTCCGACATCGACCGGTGGCGCGAGTTGGCCTTCGAGGTGTTGGGATTCGCCGAAGGCGCCGATACCACGAACGACGAGCTCCACCTGAGGATGGACGAGCGCGGTGCACGCCTGGTGGTCGAACGCAGCGAGCACGACCGAGTCGGCGCGGTCGGCTGGGAGGTTCGCGACCAGCTCGCACTCGCACGTCTTCGGGATCGGCTGGAGAAGGCCGGCCATGTGATCAAGCCGATGTCCCTCGAAGAAGCGCAGGCGCGCAAGGTCGAAGAAGCGTTCACGATGGACGACCCCGGGGGTACGCCCCTCGAGTTCTTCCACGGTCCGGTTCTCGACCACAGCCCGGTGATCACGCGCTACGGCCAGAAATTCGTCACCGGCGACCAGGGGCTGGGCCACGTCGTCGTTCCCAGTCCCAACTTCGACGAGACCTATCGCTTCTACACAGAGACGCTCGGATTCCTACCGCGCGGCGCGATGCGCCTCCCGGTTCCGCCGGAGTACGGCGTGCAGCGAATTCGCTTCCTCGGTGTCAACCAGCGGCACCACAGCCTCGCGATGATGCCGGTTCCAGAGGGCAACGACCCCGGATTGGTTCACATCATGGTCGAGGTGGACAATCTCGACGCGGTGGGAATGGCCCTCGATCAGGTCGTCAAGCGCGACTTCCCGGTGTCGTCCACGTTGGGTCGCCACACCAACGACAAGATGATCTCCTTCTACGTCCGCGTCCCGGGCGGCTGGGACATCGAGTACGGCACCGAAGGTGCACTGGTGAACGAGGACTTCTACACCTCGGAAGAGATCACGGCGGATAGCTACTGGGGCCACGAATGGTTGTGGGCCAAGGAGATGGCCGAAGCCGAGCAGGCCAACAGCTGA
- a CDS encoding alpha/beta hydrolase, translating into MTLTPAAQRIVDEAAGRFPASMTATPVAELRQMLADSAKPVTTSIHAAFDIRVPSEPEGVRVRVYEPSVDCGRPVVMWMHSGGFVVGGLDQNEEYLRALSVAAGVDIVSVDYRLAPEHRYPAALADSCAVWEWIKSGPPELRGDTALAAVAGESAGGALALALSQRMKDLGGPMPLAQIVFYGTAEARVSNPELSTSLLTPTDCQWFWDQYAPGTAARRDPGVSPAVAENLSGLPATLLITAEVDVTRDATEDYARRLVESGVPVEQTRYAGVMHGFATMTGRLPQADQLFSETVDFIRRRVLVS; encoded by the coding sequence GTGACGCTAACCCCCGCAGCGCAACGAATCGTCGATGAAGCGGCCGGCCGGTTTCCGGCCTCGATGACCGCCACCCCCGTCGCCGAGCTTCGTCAGATGCTGGCCGACTCGGCAAAACCGGTGACCACATCGATTCACGCCGCTTTCGACATACGAGTGCCCTCGGAACCCGAGGGTGTCCGGGTCCGCGTCTACGAACCGTCGGTCGACTGCGGGCGTCCCGTTGTGATGTGGATGCACAGTGGGGGGTTCGTAGTCGGAGGGTTGGATCAGAACGAGGAGTACTTGCGCGCGTTGTCGGTCGCTGCGGGCGTCGACATCGTGTCTGTGGACTACCGTCTGGCTCCCGAGCATCGTTACCCGGCAGCGCTTGCCGACTCTTGCGCGGTATGGGAGTGGATCAAGTCGGGCCCGCCCGAGTTGCGCGGTGACACCGCTCTTGCCGCGGTCGCCGGCGAGAGCGCGGGCGGGGCTCTGGCACTCGCACTGAGCCAACGGATGAAAGACCTGGGCGGACCGATGCCGTTGGCGCAGATCGTCTTCTACGGGACGGCCGAGGCGCGGGTTTCCAACCCGGAGCTCTCGACCAGTCTGCTGACGCCGACGGATTGCCAGTGGTTCTGGGATCAGTACGCACCCGGGACGGCGGCCCGTCGCGATCCAGGCGTCAGTCCGGCTGTCGCAGAGAATCTCTCCGGCCTGCCGGCGACCCTCCTGATCACGGCCGAGGTCGACGTGACCAGAGATGCCACGGAGGACTACGCACGCCGCCTGGTCGAGTCGGGAGTTCCGGTGGAGCAGACCCGGTACGCGGGAGTGATGCACGGATTCGCCACCATGACCGGTCGGCTGCCCCAAGCCGACCAATTGTTCTCCGAGACAGTCGACTTCATTCGCCGACGGGTGTTGGTCAGCTAG
- a CDS encoding IclR family transcriptional regulator, translating into MTVQADIDHSTPTAFLDRVSLLLDSFDGPGRLTLAQIVRRTGLPRSSAHRMLDHLVQLRWLQREGRHYTLGLRLMELGSLAIHQDELHAAAVGPLMQLHRATGMVVHLAVLDGDDIVYREKLGGRYGGMIPTRAGARRPAAHTAVGKALLAFDGRLGATYDTIREDGIAYEREESVSGFGCIAVPVGPFGSTVAAVSLCGPVGQMSFDHRYGGHVRMTAATIWRNLDKHVAPVLQRGSSVRTMPGLHEPARTSA; encoded by the coding sequence ATGACAGTGCAGGCAGATATCGACCACTCGACCCCGACCGCATTCCTGGATCGCGTGTCCCTCCTACTCGACTCGTTCGACGGGCCCGGACGCCTGACGCTGGCCCAGATCGTCCGTCGCACCGGCCTGCCGCGGTCCTCCGCGCACCGCATGCTCGACCACCTCGTTCAACTCCGATGGCTTCAACGCGAGGGTCGCCACTACACACTGGGTCTGCGCCTGATGGAACTCGGCTCCCTCGCCATCCACCAGGACGAGCTGCACGCCGCCGCGGTCGGACCCCTGATGCAGTTGCACCGAGCCACCGGGATGGTCGTCCATCTCGCCGTCCTCGACGGCGACGACATCGTCTACCGGGAGAAACTGGGCGGGCGGTACGGCGGGATGATCCCAACCCGTGCAGGAGCACGGCGGCCCGCCGCCCACACGGCAGTGGGCAAGGCACTGCTGGCGTTCGATGGCCGCCTCGGAGCCACCTACGACACCATCCGAGAGGACGGAATCGCCTACGAGCGAGAAGAATCCGTGTCCGGGTTCGGTTGCATCGCCGTGCCGGTCGGCCCCTTCGGATCCACGGTCGCGGCAGTCTCGTTGTGCGGGCCGGTCGGTCAGATGTCCTTCGATCACCGGTACGGCGGTCACGTTCGGATGACCGCCGCAACAATCTGGCGCAATCTCGACAAGCATGTCGCGCCTGTCCTGCAACGAGGTAGCTCGGTTCGAACGATGCCCGGCCTGCACGAACCGGCCAGGACGTCGGCGTGA
- a CDS encoding Dabb family protein, translating into MFKVTSLIHLSDASDHVSAARLTSDLRIAAGRSKVSRSVVERTLPGVRNGGDVLVHLQFERREDWNSSRSEFDHLLGHSAIHHVDQVEYFPGQTGTRRNAHGSVYRSLLLSVADGTDDEVVRRFEDETLRMPAHVRTMTSWQLSRVDNSRGSVPYTHVWEQEFTDLAGLTGPYLAHPVHWGYIDRWFDPECPEVIIRDRVAHSFCNLDAAVIEARATELTA; encoded by the coding sequence ATGTTTAAGGTGACCAGTCTGATTCACCTCAGCGACGCGTCCGATCACGTCAGTGCCGCCAGGCTCACCTCGGATCTGCGCATCGCCGCCGGTCGATCCAAGGTATCGAGATCGGTGGTGGAACGAACACTCCCCGGAGTTCGAAACGGCGGCGACGTGCTCGTCCACCTGCAATTCGAACGCCGGGAGGACTGGAACTCGAGCCGGTCCGAGTTCGATCATCTCCTGGGCCACTCGGCGATCCATCACGTGGATCAGGTCGAATACTTCCCGGGGCAGACCGGCACCCGGCGCAACGCCCACGGCTCCGTCTACCGCTCGCTGCTGCTGAGTGTCGCCGACGGCACCGACGACGAGGTCGTTCGACGGTTCGAGGACGAGACCCTCCGGATGCCGGCGCACGTCCGGACGATGACCAGCTGGCAGCTGAGCAGGGTCGACAATTCACGCGGATCGGTCCCGTACACCCATGTCTGGGAACAGGAGTTCACCGATTTGGCCGGGCTGACCGGTCCCTATCTCGCGCACCCGGTGCACTGGGGATACATCGATCGATGGTTCGATCCAGAGTGCCCGGAGGTGATCATCCGTGACCGCGTCGCACACAGCTTCTGCAACCTCGACGCCGCGGTCATCGAAGCCAGAGCCACCGAGCTGACCGCCTAG
- a CDS encoding 3-ketosteroid-delta-1-dehydrogenase — translation MAKKQAPPATRAANRSVDLLVVGSGTGMAAALAAHELGLSTLIVEKTEYVGGSTARSGGAFWIPGSSVLTEYGKSRDPLPAAREYIRSVVGETAPVDRGLSFLDNGAATVEMLGRTTPLKFFWAKGYSDYHPEQPGGRADGRTCESRPFDMRVLGRERRRLRPGVMEAPVPMPVTGADYKWFNLMVRKPLRAVPKIVRRAALGIGGMALGREYAAGGQALAAGMYAGVLNAGIPVWTETSLVGLLQDSEGRVTGAVVRQDGQDSTIDVRCGVVLAAGGFDHNVEWRRKYQSDALPDNASLGAEGNTGDAIALSQNLGAGLALMDQAWWFPAFAPLPGESPMVMLAERSLPGSFVVDQSGRRFINESVDYMSFGQEVLRRERAGSPVSAMWMIFDQKYRNSYIMAGGLFPGQPLPQEWYDAGIACRAESPGELASLIDVPAEALEATFRSFGEAARSGTDAQFSRGDSAYDRYYGDPTIRPNPNLRALEGTLFAVKMVLSDLGTCGGVTADASGRVLGEDGAVIDGLYAIGNTAANAFGATYPGAGATIGQGLVYGYVAARHAASTLTRTAVEEDNAAVPR, via the coding sequence ATGGCGAAGAAACAGGCGCCCCCCGCCACTCGTGCGGCGAACCGATCCGTCGACCTGCTGGTGGTCGGTTCGGGTACCGGCATGGCGGCGGCGTTGGCTGCCCACGAGCTGGGTCTCTCGACCTTGATCGTGGAGAAAACCGAATATGTAGGTGGGTCGACGGCGCGCTCGGGCGGCGCCTTCTGGATTCCGGGAAGCTCGGTACTGACGGAGTACGGCAAATCGCGAGATCCGTTGCCTGCCGCGCGCGAGTACATCCGTTCCGTTGTCGGGGAGACCGCGCCGGTGGACCGGGGCCTCTCGTTCCTCGACAATGGGGCGGCCACCGTGGAGATGCTCGGGCGCACAACACCGCTCAAGTTCTTCTGGGCCAAGGGTTACTCGGATTATCACCCTGAGCAGCCAGGTGGCCGGGCCGACGGCCGAACGTGTGAGAGCCGCCCGTTCGACATGCGCGTCCTCGGGCGCGAACGGCGGCGTCTTCGTCCCGGTGTGATGGAGGCGCCGGTGCCCATGCCCGTCACCGGTGCTGACTACAAGTGGTTCAACCTCATGGTGCGCAAACCATTGCGGGCCGTTCCGAAGATCGTGCGTCGTGCTGCGCTCGGTATCGGCGGGATGGCGCTCGGAAGGGAGTACGCGGCCGGTGGGCAAGCTCTGGCCGCGGGGATGTACGCGGGTGTTCTGAACGCGGGGATCCCGGTGTGGACCGAGACGAGTCTTGTCGGGCTCCTGCAGGACTCCGAGGGGCGTGTGACCGGGGCCGTCGTCCGGCAGGACGGCCAAGACTCCACCATCGATGTGCGTTGCGGAGTCGTTCTGGCCGCAGGTGGATTCGACCACAATGTCGAGTGGCGCCGGAAGTACCAGTCAGATGCATTGCCGGACAACGCGAGCCTGGGAGCCGAAGGCAACACCGGAGACGCGATCGCGTTGTCGCAGAACCTGGGGGCTGGTCTGGCGCTGATGGACCAGGCGTGGTGGTTTCCGGCGTTCGCTCCCTTGCCCGGGGAGAGTCCGATGGTGATGTTGGCCGAGCGATCACTCCCGGGCTCGTTCGTTGTCGATCAAAGCGGACGGCGGTTCATCAACGAATCGGTCGACTACATGTCTTTCGGTCAGGAGGTGTTGCGTCGCGAACGCGCGGGGTCGCCGGTCTCGGCGATGTGGATGATCTTCGATCAGAAATACCGGAACAGTTACATCATGGCCGGCGGATTGTTCCCCGGCCAGCCTTTGCCGCAGGAGTGGTATGACGCCGGAATCGCCTGTCGGGCTGAGAGTCCCGGGGAACTTGCGTCATTGATCGACGTGCCGGCCGAGGCGCTGGAAGCGACCTTCCGGTCGTTCGGCGAGGCGGCGAGAAGCGGAACAGATGCCCAGTTCAGCCGAGGGGACAGTGCTTACGATCGCTACTACGGCGATCCGACCATCCGCCCGAACCCCAACCTGCGCGCCCTCGAGGGCACGCTGTTCGCGGTGAAGATGGTTCTCAGCGACCTCGGCACCTGCGGTGGCGTCACCGCGGATGCAAGTGGCCGCGTCCTGGGCGAGGACGGCGCGGTCATCGACGGGCTCTACGCCATCGGCAACACTGCGGCGAACGCCTTCGGTGCAACCTACCCCGGGGCGGGCGCAACGATCGGGCAGGGTCTGGTCTATGGCTACGTGGCCGCTCGTCACGCCGCCTCGACGCTCACCCGAACAGCTGTCGAGGAGGACAACGCCGCGGTTCCGCGATGA
- a CDS encoding acyl-CoA dehydrogenase family protein encodes MSHQVLDNIVAIADDIRAQADESESLGRLTDEMTKGLKQAGIIRMLARKEFDGFEAHPRDFAETVMKTASIYGSAGWVGGIVGVHPWQLAMADPKAQEEVLGDDSDTWQASPYMPGGVAVKVDGGYRMSGRWQFSSGTDHCDWIFLGAFVGDADGKPFMPPQGLHVIMPRSDYEIVADSWDVVGLRGTGSKDIIVNDAFIPDYRVMDAAGVMDGTTAKEYGVTETLYKMPWSTMFPLGITSATIGLAEGVLAAGIAYQRERVGAMGTAIKDDPYTLYALGEAAAEIDAARQQLLGNVDEIFDLVDAGKEIDFERRALGRRNQTRAAWRAVRAADEIFDRSGGNALRMDNPLQRFWRDAHAGLHHAIHVTSTVYHASALSSLGADPQGSLRVMI; translated from the coding sequence ATGAGCCATCAGGTCTTGGACAACATCGTCGCCATCGCCGACGACATCCGGGCGCAGGCCGACGAGTCGGAGTCTCTCGGTCGCCTGACCGATGAGATGACCAAGGGCCTCAAGCAAGCGGGAATCATCCGCATGCTTGCCCGCAAAGAATTCGACGGGTTCGAAGCGCATCCCCGCGATTTCGCCGAGACAGTCATGAAGACCGCGAGTATCTACGGGTCCGCGGGATGGGTCGGCGGCATCGTCGGCGTTCATCCATGGCAGCTGGCGATGGCGGATCCCAAGGCGCAGGAGGAGGTCCTCGGCGACGACTCCGACACCTGGCAGGCCTCGCCATACATGCCCGGCGGCGTGGCGGTCAAAGTCGATGGCGGATACCGGATGTCGGGACGATGGCAGTTCTCTTCGGGAACCGATCACTGCGACTGGATCTTCCTCGGTGCATTCGTGGGAGATGCCGACGGGAAGCCCTTCATGCCGCCACAGGGCCTTCACGTGATCATGCCGCGCTCAGACTATGAGATCGTGGCCGACAGCTGGGACGTCGTCGGCCTGCGCGGGACGGGCAGCAAGGACATCATCGTCAACGATGCCTTCATCCCGGACTACCGGGTGATGGATGCGGCCGGCGTGATGGACGGAACCACGGCCAAGGAGTACGGCGTCACCGAGACGCTGTACAAGATGCCCTGGTCGACGATGTTCCCGCTCGGGATCACTTCTGCGACAATCGGTCTGGCCGAGGGCGTGCTCGCCGCGGGTATCGCTTACCAGCGCGAGCGGGTGGGCGCGATGGGAACCGCCATCAAGGACGATCCCTACACCCTGTACGCGTTGGGTGAGGCCGCAGCCGAGATCGATGCAGCACGTCAGCAGCTGCTCGGAAACGTCGACGAGATCTTCGACCTGGTCGACGCCGGGAAGGAGATCGACTTCGAGCGGCGGGCTCTCGGTCGCCGAAATCAGACCCGCGCTGCCTGGCGGGCGGTGCGAGCAGCCGACGAGATCTTCGACCGCTCGGGCGGAAATGCGCTACGCATGGACAATCCCCTACAGCGGTTCTGGCGCGACGCCCATGCCGGCCTGCATCACGCCATCCACGTCACCAGCACGGTGTACCACGCTTCGGCGCTGAGTTCGCTCGGTGCCGATCCTCAGGGTTCGCTCCGGGTGATGATCTGA